In one window of Azotobacter salinestris DNA:
- a CDS encoding phasin family protein: MSFFDLEKMESASKSNLDAVQQLSSKIFESAEELSRLQFKTIRAAADDNFESLRKMMSVRDPQAFLELQASFFKPNEQAERLVDFSRQTYDLISRFQAEVTRLTERQIEIGTQQAQEIVEEICKNAPASAEPVVSVFKSAVEGAGNVYESAQRAAKQASEITASGIEAAANAAGQATAQASGKKTA; this comes from the coding sequence ATGTCATTTTTTGATCTGGAAAAAATGGAAAGTGCTTCTAAATCCAATCTGGATGCCGTACAGCAACTGAGCAGCAAGATCTTCGAGAGTGCCGAAGAACTTTCCCGGCTGCAGTTCAAGACCATACGAGCTGCGGCTGATGACAATTTTGAAAGCCTGCGCAAGATGATGTCGGTCCGTGATCCGCAGGCTTTCTTGGAACTGCAAGCCTCCTTCTTCAAGCCAAACGAGCAGGCTGAGCGTCTCGTGGATTTCAGCCGTCAAACCTACGATCTCATTTCCCGTTTCCAAGCAGAGGTCACCAGGTTGACCGAGCGCCAGATTGAGATCGGTACCCAGCAGGCTCAGGAAATCGTTGAAGAGATCTGCAAGAATGCCCCGGCCAGCGCCGAGCCGGTCGTATCCGTATTCAAGTCTGCCGTCGAAGGGGCCGGCAACGTCTACGAAAGCGCGCAGAGAGCAGCTAAGCAAGCATCCGAAATCACTGCGAGTGGCATCGAGGCGGCTGCCAACGCTGCAGGTCAGGCGACTGCCCAAGCCTCCGGCAAGAAGACTGCCTGA
- the phaR gene encoding polyhydroxyalkanoate synthesis repressor PhaR, with protein sequence MSANGRNDVRLIKKYPNRRLYDTRTSSHITLADIRQLVLTEEPFQVVDAKTGEDLTRNILLQIIQEAESDGEPIFSSEMLKGIIRFYGPFQGVLTSYLEKSIQSVIDVQTQAGVQSTQAWTDFMQSQAPMMQDLMRQYVEQSKKLYLNTQNMFGIFSGFAGKSGGKKDGDEGQD encoded by the coding sequence ATGTCAGCCAATGGCCGGAACGATGTTCGTCTGATCAAGAAGTACCCAAACCGCCGTTTGTATGACACCCGCACCAGCAGTCATATCACGCTTGCCGATATTCGCCAGTTAGTGCTCACCGAAGAGCCCTTCCAGGTCGTCGATGCGAAAACCGGAGAGGACCTTACCCGCAATATCCTCTTACAAATCATCCAGGAAGCTGAAAGTGACGGCGAACCTATTTTCTCGAGCGAAATGCTCAAAGGGATCATTCGTTTCTATGGCCCCTTCCAGGGAGTACTCACCAGTTATCTGGAAAAAAGCATTCAAAGCGTTATAGACGTACAGACTCAGGCCGGAGTGCAGTCAACTCAAGCCTGGACAGACTTCATGCAGAGTCAGGCACCAATGATGCAGGACCTGATGCGCCAGTATGTCGAGCAATCCAAGAAGCTCTACCTGAACACTCAGAACATGTTCGGTATTTTCTCCGGTTTTGCCGGCAAGTCGGGTGGAAAAAAAGATGGCGATGAAGGCCAGGACTGA
- the folE gene encoding GTP cyclohydrolase I FolE: MSLEQQYTAILAHLGEDVSREGLIDTPKRAAKAMQYLCRGYQQTLEEVVNGALFSSDNSEMVMVKNIELYSLCEHHMLPFIGKAHVAYLPNGKVLGLSKVARIVDMYARRLQIQENLTRQIAEAVEQVTEASGVGVVIEAQHMCMMMRGVEKQNSTMVTSVMLGHFRSNAATRSEFLSLIK; the protein is encoded by the coding sequence ATGTCCCTGGAACAGCAGTACACCGCGATTCTCGCCCACCTCGGCGAGGACGTTTCCCGTGAAGGCCTGATCGACACGCCCAAGCGCGCGGCCAAGGCCATGCAGTACCTCTGCCGCGGCTATCAACAGACTCTCGAGGAGGTTGTCAACGGCGCCCTGTTCAGCTCGGACAACAGCGAAATGGTGATGGTCAAGAATATCGAGCTGTATTCGCTCTGCGAGCACCACATGCTGCCGTTCATCGGCAAGGCGCACGTGGCCTATCTTCCCAACGGCAAGGTTCTAGGCTTGTCCAAGGTCGCCCGAATCGTGGACATGTATGCACGACGCCTGCAGATCCAGGAGAATCTCACTCGCCAGATCGCCGAAGCGGTGGAGCAGGTTACGGAAGCCTCGGGCGTCGGGGTGGTGATCGAGGCGCAACACATGTGCATGATGATGCGTGGAGTGGAAAAGCAAAACTCCACCATGGTCACTTCGGTCATGCTTGGTCACTTCCGCAGCAATGCGGCCACGCGCAGCGAATTTCTCAGTTTGATCAAGTGA
- a CDS encoding Smr/MutS family protein yields MSDDDFALFQSAVHGVKPLRQDNRADTGVRQRDYRQIANRRQAAMKQVEAQKVDGLSDQFVIDVAAEDDLHWARDGVQEGQMRKLRAGQIAFEGSLDLHGMTVEKARETLWSFLAEALKLEVRCVRVTHGKAARLDGKRPMVKSHVNTWLRQHPQVLGFTSCLPRHGGTGAVYVLLKRTMLEGRDE; encoded by the coding sequence ATGTCCGATGATGATTTTGCCCTGTTCCAATCTGCCGTTCACGGAGTCAAACCATTGCGCCAGGATAATCGTGCCGATACCGGCGTTCGACAGCGCGACTATCGGCAGATTGCCAACCGCCGCCAGGCAGCCATGAAACAGGTCGAGGCTCAGAAGGTCGACGGCCTGTCCGACCAGTTCGTTATCGATGTGGCTGCCGAAGACGATCTCCATTGGGCACGTGATGGCGTGCAGGAGGGTCAAATGCGCAAGCTCCGGGCCGGACAGATCGCCTTCGAGGGCAGCCTGGATCTGCATGGCATGACCGTGGAGAAAGCCCGCGAAACCCTCTGGAGCTTTCTTGCCGAAGCCCTCAAGTTGGAAGTGCGCTGCGTACGTGTCACCCATGGCAAGGCTGCTCGCCTGGATGGCAAGCGGCCCATGGTCAAGAGTCATGTCAATACCTGGCTGCGCCAGCATCCGCAGGTACTCGGTTTCACCTCCTGCCTGCCCCGCCATGGAGGCACTGGTGCCGTCTACGTCCTGCTCAAACGCACCATGCTTGAGGGACGCGACGAATAG
- a CDS encoding cysteine hydrolase family protein — protein sequence MPQPQTVMQITGRSFAPTHLKNATLLVIDAQEEYRSGILRLPGLESAIAEIASLLAAARAAGTPVVHVKHLGIPGGFLDPQGTRGQLIPEVAPLPGEIVVEKRLPNAFSGTNLHDQLQAIGRLDLIVCGFMTHSSVSSTVRATKDYGYRCTLVDRACATRDLPSPNGTISAEQVHRIEIASLADNFAAVVPDAKALL from the coding sequence ATGCCCCAACCACAAACCGTGATGCAGATCACAGGCCGCAGCTTTGCACCGACCCACTTAAAGAATGCCACCCTGCTCGTCATCGATGCGCAGGAGGAGTATCGCAGTGGCATCCTGCGCCTGCCCGGGCTCGAGTCTGCGATTGCGGAAATCGCCAGCCTGCTGGCTGCCGCTCGTGCCGCGGGCACTCCGGTGGTGCATGTGAAACACCTCGGCATTCCCGGGGGCTTTCTCGATCCGCAGGGTACGCGTGGCCAGCTCATTCCGGAAGTCGCGCCGCTGCCGGGAGAAATCGTCGTGGAGAAGCGCCTGCCGAACGCCTTCTCCGGCACCAACCTGCATGACCAGTTGCAGGCGATCGGCCGTCTGGACCTGATCGTCTGTGGCTTCATGACCCATTCCAGCGTCAGCAGCACCGTGCGTGCAACCAAGGATTATGGATATCGCTGTACCCTGGTGGACCGCGCCTGTGCTACCCGCGACCTGCCGAGCCCGAATGGCACCATCAGTGCGGAGCAGGTCCACCGCATCGAGATCGCCAGCCTCGCCGACAACTTCGCGGCTGTAGTACCCGATGCAAAGGCGTTGCTCTAG
- the prmB gene encoding 50S ribosomal protein L3 N(5)-glutamine methyltransferase — protein MAAIPTRLRTLRDYIRWAVSRFHAEGLYFGHGTDNAWDEARQLVLGALHLPWEMADGYLDCRLEEDECMHLGALLQRRIEERIPAAYLLGEAWFCGLPFLVDERVLVPRSPIAELIGQRFAPWLLHEPMRILDLCTGSGCIGIACAYEFPEAEVVLADLSFDALEVANRNIERHGLDERVYTVQGDGFVGLPGQRFDLIVSNPPYVDAEDFADMPEEYHHEPAMGLACGEDGLDLVRRMLAEAADHLTERGVLVVEVGNSQVHVEALYPEVDFTWLEFTRGGHGVFLLSAAQCREYQDLFRSRLRA, from the coding sequence ATGGCAGCCATTCCGACCCGCCTGCGCACCCTGCGCGATTACATTCGCTGGGCGGTCAGCCGTTTTCATGCCGAGGGCCTGTACTTTGGTCACGGTACCGACAACGCCTGGGACGAGGCACGCCAACTGGTGCTCGGTGCCTTGCACCTGCCTTGGGAGATGGCCGACGGCTATCTGGACTGTCGTCTCGAAGAGGACGAATGCATGCATCTGGGGGCTCTACTCCAGCGCCGCATCGAGGAACGTATCCCGGCCGCCTATCTGCTCGGCGAGGCCTGGTTCTGCGGGTTGCCCTTTCTGGTCGACGAGCGGGTGCTGGTGCCGCGCTCGCCCATTGCCGAGCTGATTGGCCAACGCTTCGCTCCCTGGCTGCTACACGAGCCGATGCGGATTCTCGACCTCTGTACCGGCTCCGGCTGCATTGGCATCGCCTGTGCCTATGAGTTTCCCGAGGCCGAAGTGGTGCTGGCCGATCTGTCTTTCGACGCGCTCGAGGTGGCCAACCGGAACATCGAGCGCCATGGCCTGGACGAGCGCGTCTATACCGTGCAGGGCGATGGTTTCGTAGGACTGCCAGGGCAGCGCTTCGACTTGATCGTCTCCAATCCGCCCTATGTGGACGCCGAGGATTTTGCCGACATGCCGGAGGAGTACCACCATGAGCCGGCCATGGGGCTGGCCTGCGGCGAAGACGGCCTGGACCTGGTTCGGCGCATGCTGGCGGAGGCGGCCGACCATCTGACCGAGCGGGGCGTGCTGGTCGTCGAAGTGGGGAACAGCCAGGTGCATGTGGAGGCGCTCTATCCAGAGGTGGATTTTACCTGGCTGGAGTTCACTCGGGGCGGACATGGCGTCTTTCTGCTGAGCGCCGCCCAGTGCCGCGAGTATCAGGATCTGTTCCGCTCACGGCTTCGGGCCTGA
- a CDS encoding alpha/beta hydrolase, with amino-acid sequence MLRILLLLLLLVTGSAHAWTILHQPIELATSSGVLYGSLLLPQSDNSVPVALLIAGSGPTDRNGNNPAGRNDSLKRLAEALARRGIASVRYDKRGVAASLAAAPDERMLSVEGYVADAAAWGQKLGADPRFSRLVLIGHSEGALIASLAAEQAGADALVSIAGSGRPIDQVLLEQLSTRLPPPLLAFSAALIEELKAGRTHERIPEPLEVLFRPSVQPYLISLFRQDPAAAFARLRIPALIVQGRHDIQVGMQDAEALKAAKPDAELLAIDGMNHVLRIVPADVQLQLPSYDNPELPLARTLEQAVGDFILRNEPPR; translated from the coding sequence ATGTTGCGAATACTTCTGCTGCTTCTGCTCCTGGTGACGGGCTCCGCCCATGCCTGGACCATCCTGCACCAGCCCATCGAGCTGGCGACTTCGAGTGGAGTGCTGTACGGATCGCTGCTGCTGCCGCAAAGCGACAATTCTGTACCCGTGGCCCTGCTGATCGCCGGCTCCGGCCCCACCGATCGCAATGGCAACAATCCGGCCGGCCGCAACGACAGTCTCAAGCGCCTGGCCGAGGCCCTGGCCAGACGCGGCATCGCCAGCGTGCGCTACGACAAGCGCGGCGTCGCCGCCAGCCTGGCCGCCGCACCGGACGAGCGGATGCTGAGCGTGGAAGGCTACGTTGCCGATGCTGCCGCCTGGGGGCAGAAGCTGGGCGCCGACCCGCGCTTTTCTCGGCTGGTGCTGATCGGTCACAGCGAGGGCGCACTGATCGCCAGCCTGGCCGCCGAACAGGCCGGTGCCGACGCCTTGGTCTCCATTGCTGGCAGCGGCCGCCCGATCGATCAGGTACTGCTGGAGCAACTCAGCACACGCCTGCCGCCCCCCCTGCTGGCCTTCAGCGCGGCGCTGATCGAGGAGCTCAAGGCGGGACGCACCCACGAGCGGATTCCCGAGCCGCTCGAGGTGCTGTTTCGCCCGAGCGTGCAACCCTACCTGATCTCGCTGTTTCGCCAGGATCCAGCCGCAGCCTTTGCTCGGCTGCGCATTCCGGCACTGATCGTCCAGGGGCGCCACGATATCCAGGTCGGCATGCAGGACGCCGAAGCCCTGAAGGCCGCCAAGCCCGACGCCGAACTGCTGGCGATCGACGGCATGAATCACGTGTTGCGCATCGTCCCGGCGGACGTACAGCTTCAGCTGCCCTCCTACGACAATCCGGAACTGCCACTGGCCCGCACCCTGGAGCAGGCGGTCGGCGACTTCATCCTGCGGAACGAGCCGCCTCGATAA
- the aroC gene encoding chorismate synthase: MSGNTYGKLFTVTTAGESHGPALVAIVDGCPSGLELSAADLQRDLDRRKPGTSRHTTQRQEDDAVEILSGVFEGRTTGCPIGLLIRNTDQKSKDYSAIKDLFRPAHADYTYHHKYGIRDYRGGGRSSARETAMRVAAGAIAKKYLATQGVVVRGYMSQLGPIEIPFRSWASVEQNAFFSADPDKVSELEAYMDQLRRDQDSVGARITVIAEGVPPGLGEPIFDRLDAELAHALMSINAVKGVEIGAGFASIAQRGTEHRDELTPDGFLSNNAGGILGGISSGQPIVAHLALKPTSSITTPGRSIDIHGNPVEVITKGRHDPCVGIRATPIAEAMMALVLMDHLLRHRAQNAGVQVSTPVLSQL; the protein is encoded by the coding sequence ATGTCCGGCAATACCTACGGCAAGCTGTTCACTGTCACCACGGCTGGCGAGAGCCACGGCCCGGCTCTGGTCGCTATCGTCGACGGCTGTCCGTCCGGGCTGGAATTGTCGGCCGCCGACCTGCAGCGCGACCTCGACCGGCGCAAGCCGGGCACCAGTCGCCACACGACCCAGCGTCAGGAAGACGATGCAGTGGAGATCCTCTCTGGGGTGTTCGAGGGCAGGACCACCGGCTGTCCGATCGGTCTGTTGATCCGCAACACGGATCAGAAATCCAAGGACTATTCGGCGATCAAGGACCTCTTCCGTCCGGCCCATGCCGACTACACCTACCACCACAAGTACGGCATCCGCGACTATCGCGGCGGCGGTCGCAGCTCGGCGCGCGAGACCGCCATGCGCGTGGCGGCCGGAGCCATCGCCAAGAAGTATCTGGCGACCCAGGGCGTGGTCGTGCGCGGCTACATGAGCCAGCTCGGTCCGATCGAGATCCCCTTCAGGAGCTGGGCGTCGGTGGAGCAGAATGCTTTCTTCAGCGCCGATCCGGACAAGGTGTCCGAACTGGAGGCCTACATGGACCAGCTGCGTCGCGACCAGGATTCGGTCGGAGCCAGGATCACCGTGATCGCCGAAGGCGTGCCGCCGGGGCTCGGCGAGCCGATCTTCGACCGCTTGGATGCCGAGCTGGCCCACGCGCTGATGAGTATCAATGCGGTCAAGGGTGTGGAGATCGGCGCCGGCTTCGCCAGCATTGCCCAGCGCGGCACCGAGCACCGCGACGAGCTGACCCCGGATGGCTTCCTCTCCAACAATGCCGGCGGCATTCTTGGCGGGATCTCCTCGGGACAGCCGATCGTCGCCCATCTGGCTCTCAAGCCGACCTCCAGCATCACCACTCCGGGCCGCTCCATCGATATTCACGGCAATCCGGTCGAGGTGATCACCAAGGGACGTCACGATCCCTGTGTCGGCATCCGTGCCACACCGATCGCCGAAGCCATGATGGCTCTGGTACTGATGGATCACCTGCTGCGCCACCGGGCACAGAATGCCGGTGTGCAGGTGAGCACTCCGGTGCTGTCGCAACTGTGA